In one Mustela lutreola isolate mMusLut2 chromosome 8, mMusLut2.pri, whole genome shotgun sequence genomic region, the following are encoded:
- the LOC131838290 gene encoding splicing factor, proline- and glutamine-rich-like isoform X5 yields MFFCCVPTSGGCKLKKSCPAHAFPHWGCCLKAPRWLWPFGQKKRKSTSDDEIGRRLADTRSISLTRRVTVPGSAGAGTGDSGGRPLTLTACLHHRVVQEPEPMQAEPEAAPSEEPEPAPPASTAPEAGMVPAGTSGGDPEPAGGWAPAHSEADSVREELGSAPVPGPAFAMDPAPDNTCASALESAPTPPPEERPEPLLVPTALLHKQLPFVLSPDPGNLQERFVPDVYIFPFCYILILILSLHVLYTIYHLF; encoded by the exons atgttcttctgttGTGTACCTACATCTGGAGGCTGCAAGCTGAAGAAATCATGCCCTGCACATGCTTTCCCTCACTGGGGATGTTGTCTTAAGGCTCCCCGATGGCTCTGGCCATTTggccaaaagaagagaaag AGCACTAGTGACGATGAAATAGGAAGGAGGCTGGCGGACACCCGCTCCATCTCCCTGACCAGGAGAGTGACCGTACCGGGCTCTGCAGGAGCAGGGACTGGGGACTCCGGGGGAAGGCCGCTGACACTGACTGCGTGCCTACACCACCGCGTGGTCCAGGAGCCGGAGCCCATGCAGGCCGAGCCTGAGG CTGCTCCGTCGGAGGAGCCAGAGCCGGCCCCACCTGCATCCACAGCTCCAGAGGCGGGGATGGTGCCTGCAGGGACTTCAGGAGGAGACCCGGAGCCAGCAGGTGGCTGGGCACCTGCCCACAGCGAGGCTGACTCTGTCCGGGAAGAGCTGGGGTCTGCCCCTGTCCCGGGGCCTGCCTTTGCTATGGATCCTGCCCCTGACAACACCTGtgcctctgctctggaatccgCCCCTACTCCTCCTCCTGAGGAGCGCCCAGAGCCCCTTCTGGTGCCCACAGCCTTGCTCCACAAACAGTTACCCTTTGTTCTATCCCCCGACCCTGGCAACCTGCAGGAACGTTTTGTGCCCGACGtgtacatttttcctttctgctaCATACTGATTTTGATTTTGTCTTTACATGTTCTGTATActatttatcatttgttttaa
- the LOC131838290 gene encoding DNA translocase FtsK 1-like isoform X2, with protein sequence MGVPPWKSESREDKVGISSLQPSHRAGRQAGGGWLCPDPRADPGPSELCSMPRPAPAHPCIPTGCKLKKSCPAHAFPHWGCCLKAPRWLWPFGQKKRKSTSDDEIGRRLADTRSISLTRRVTVPGSAGAGTGDSGGRPLTLTACLHHRVVQEPEPMQAEPEAAPSEEPEPAPPASTAPEAGMVPAGTSGGDPEPAGGWAPAHSEADSVREELGSAPVPGPAFAMDPAPDNTCASALESAPTPPPEERPEPLLVPTALLHKQLPFVLSPDPGNLQERFVPDVYIFPFCYILILILSLHVLYTIYHLF encoded by the exons CAGTTCACTGCAACCTTCCCACAGGGCTGGgagacaggcaggaggagggtggcTTTGCCCGGACCCCAGAGCAGATCCAGGCCCCTCTGAGCTGTGTTCTATGCCCCGCCCAGCCCCCGCTCATCCCTGCATTCCCACGG GCTGCAAGCTGAAGAAATCATGCCCTGCACATGCTTTCCCTCACTGGGGATGTTGTCTTAAGGCTCCCCGATGGCTCTGGCCATTTggccaaaagaagagaaag AGCACTAGTGACGATGAAATAGGAAGGAGGCTGGCGGACACCCGCTCCATCTCCCTGACCAGGAGAGTGACCGTACCGGGCTCTGCAGGAGCAGGGACTGGGGACTCCGGGGGAAGGCCGCTGACACTGACTGCGTGCCTACACCACCGCGTGGTCCAGGAGCCGGAGCCCATGCAGGCCGAGCCTGAGG CTGCTCCGTCGGAGGAGCCAGAGCCGGCCCCACCTGCATCCACAGCTCCAGAGGCGGGGATGGTGCCTGCAGGGACTTCAGGAGGAGACCCGGAGCCAGCAGGTGGCTGGGCACCTGCCCACAGCGAGGCTGACTCTGTCCGGGAAGAGCTGGGGTCTGCCCCTGTCCCGGGGCCTGCCTTTGCTATGGATCCTGCCCCTGACAACACCTGtgcctctgctctggaatccgCCCCTACTCCTCCTCCTGAGGAGCGCCCAGAGCCCCTTCTGGTGCCCACAGCCTTGCTCCACAAACAGTTACCCTTTGTTCTATCCCCCGACCCTGGCAACCTGCAGGAACGTTTTGTGCCCGACGtgtacatttttcctttctgctaCATACTGATTTTGATTTTGTCTTTACATGTTCTGTATActatttatcatttgttttaa